One region of Nitrospira sp. genomic DNA includes:
- a CDS encoding response regulator, which produces MPSVLIVDDEEAIRQLIRSTLEQAGYHVREAADGKAGLSHYRQSPADLVIMDILMPDQDGLESILTLRREFPEARIMAITGGSDMIGILNFLDVARMLGARRTLQKPFEMQQLLDAVQAEIAG; this is translated from the coding sequence ATGCCCTCGGTCCTGATCGTCGATGATGAAGAAGCGATTCGCCAACTGATTCGGAGCACGCTGGAGCAGGCAGGCTATCACGTCCGCGAAGCGGCCGACGGCAAAGCAGGGCTGTCCCACTATCGCCAATCGCCGGCTGATCTCGTGATCATGGATATCCTGATGCCGGACCAGGACGGCCTTGAGAGTATTTTGACGCTCCGCCGAGAATTTCCCGAGGCCAGGATTATGGCCATCACCGGCGGCAGCGACATGATCGGCATCTTAAACTTCCTGGATGTGGCCCGCATGCTGGGCGCACGCCGTACGCTCCAGAAACCCTTCGAGATGCAACAGCTCCTGGATGCCGTTCAAGCCGAAATCGCCGGCTGA
- the ndhC gene encoding NADH-quinone oxidoreductase subunit A, with translation MAGSELLLEYLSRYFPILVFVFVALAFGAGTLLISYFVQPKYPEPEKLSTYECGSEPFSDARMPFPVRYYIFAMLFVIFDVEVIFLYPWAIVFNKIGLIGLVEMLIFIGLFLVAYVYAWRKGALEWD, from the coding sequence ATGGCCGGTTCCGAGCTCCTCTTAGAGTACTTAAGTCGATATTTTCCGATCCTGGTGTTTGTGTTCGTCGCACTGGCGTTCGGTGCGGGTACATTGCTCATCAGTTACTTCGTCCAGCCGAAATACCCGGAACCGGAAAAACTCTCCACTTATGAGTGCGGATCTGAACCGTTTTCCGATGCTCGGATGCCGTTCCCTGTTCGCTACTACATCTTTGCCATGCTGTTCGTCATTTTCGATGTGGAAGTCATCTTTCTGTATCCCTGGGCGATTGTTTTCAACAAGATCGGTCTGATTGGACTTGTAGAGATGCTGATCTTCATCGGACTTTTCCTCGTCGCCTATGTCTACGCGTGGCGAAAAGGAGCGTTGGAATGGGATTAA
- the nuoD gene encoding NADH dehydrogenase (quinone) subunit D, translating into MAQFEDQRTTVYKVDPEHPEDATLPTLRTEELLLNMGPQHPSTHGVLKVILELEGERLVKSTPVMGFLHRGVEKLAEEGTYHQFIPHTDRLDYVCAMYNNFAYCRAVEKLMNITVPDRAEYLRTIVAEIQRIIGHQFWLGTQALDIGAMTVFFYCFRDREILLDWFDELCGARLTTSWYRIGGVERDFTPSLFAKLKQFLDYFPPKIDEYVIFLEKNRIWLARTKGVAVISAEDALSFGLSGPTLRGSGVDYDLRKYEPYSAYPKCEFSVPVGKNGDTYDRYWIRVQELYESVKIIRQCLEQIQDGPIMADVPSVTLPPKERVFTNLESMIQQFKLFSQGFNAPPGEIYCGTEAHKGELGFYIVSTGGGKPYRLKIRAPSFIHMGAFDHMSKGYMIADAVTIFGTYDIVMGECDR; encoded by the coding sequence ATGGCACAGTTCGAAGATCAACGAACTACGGTCTATAAAGTCGACCCGGAACATCCGGAAGACGCGACGCTTCCAACACTGCGAACGGAAGAACTGCTCCTCAACATGGGGCCGCAGCACCCCAGCACGCACGGGGTGCTGAAAGTCATCCTCGAGCTGGAGGGCGAGCGCTTGGTCAAGTCCACCCCGGTGATGGGTTTTCTCCACCGCGGTGTGGAAAAACTGGCTGAGGAAGGCACATACCATCAGTTCATTCCACACACCGACCGCCTGGATTACGTGTGTGCGATGTACAACAACTTCGCCTATTGCCGCGCCGTCGAAAAGCTCATGAACATCACCGTGCCGGACCGAGCCGAGTACTTGCGCACCATCGTCGCGGAAATCCAGCGCATTATCGGCCACCAGTTCTGGCTCGGTACGCAGGCCCTCGACATCGGGGCGATGACGGTCTTCTTCTATTGCTTCCGGGACCGTGAAATTCTGCTCGATTGGTTTGATGAACTCTGCGGCGCTCGCCTCACGACGAGCTGGTACCGTATCGGCGGCGTCGAGCGCGATTTCACACCGTCCCTGTTCGCCAAGCTGAAACAGTTTCTCGACTACTTCCCTCCCAAGATCGATGAGTACGTGATCTTCCTGGAGAAGAACCGCATCTGGCTGGCGCGCACCAAAGGCGTGGCCGTGATTTCGGCCGAGGATGCACTGAGCTTCGGTTTGAGCGGACCGACCTTACGAGGTTCTGGGGTCGATTACGATCTGCGCAAATACGAGCCATATTCCGCCTACCCCAAGTGTGAATTCAGCGTCCCCGTCGGAAAGAACGGCGACACTTATGACCGGTACTGGATCCGCGTGCAGGAGCTCTACGAAAGCGTCAAGATCATCCGTCAGTGTCTTGAGCAAATACAGGACGGCCCGATTATGGCGGATGTGCCGAGCGTGACTCTGCCTCCAAAAGAACGCGTGTTCACGAACCTGGAGTCCATGATTCAGCAGTTCAAGCTCTTCTCGCAAGGGTTTAACGCGCCTCCCGGAGAAATCTACTGCGGGACCGAAGCGCATAAAGGCGAATTGGGTTTCTACATCGTCAGCACGGGCGGCGGGAAACCGTACCGGCTGAAAATCCGCGCCCCGTCGTTTATCCATATGGGCGCATTCGATCATATGTCGAAAGGCTACATGATCGCGGACGCCGTGACGATTTTCGGCACCTACGATATCGTCATGGGAGAATGCGATCGATGA
- a CDS encoding molybdopterin-dependent oxidoreductase produces MGLKPATNPDVEAATIELSIDGRTVSAKDGVSLYDVIASTGKIIPAMCYHYTFDPFGSCGMCLVMQEGKKAPVRSCTAKAAAGMVIRTDGDDLFAARKKAVEKHLSVHPLDCPVCDADGHCELQDMAFQHGVTNLANAKQKFIPEDTRSLVLDFNMNRCIACAECINVCKDVLMIDALQFMKKGGFNQVVAKGDQPLACEFCGDCLAVCPVGAITNKYSKYLYKPWQMKKTTTTCNYCGDGCQMHLETKDTEVVRVTSPLSWKNKWGDRTETAKGHGGLCVRGRFGFQYIDSEQRLRQPLVRTGETLTETPWLDTMQTVIDRLSDIHRKHGPESIAGLITARCTNEELYLFQKLMRAGLRTNQLDSSARYGHLNYVHAVRHAVGVGRPLNDWEDLTKAKAILLIGSNITETNPLTAVRIKEAIRVYRSQVIVVDSANTNIAQLASHPLLVKPGSESFLIDGLVKSVIEQDLVDEASTTRHPQAFAALKQALAHVSLDHVSAETGIAADQIREIAAIFAEAPRAIALCAEGIVRQPNGYQNVLKLIDLAWVTGKLGQPGSGVTTVTEEVNEQGAVDMGVAPEFLPGQARFDDPSARERFGKAWDVTLPASGTGANFLEILARIRSGQIKALYVIGENPLATLPASMDVKGTLEKLQLLIVQDPFLTETGQMAHVVLPAATYAEKDGTFTNLEGKVLRVRQAVDQVGESLPDWHIMTALANGLGYDWTYESPQDVQNEIMKLLPGYYNLGQPRRVSPSPDAYLSNGYAAEVASRYRSHTAQSTSSDGTQPFTLLTGQVLYHSGKMSTRASGLINIEPNNGRIRMNPADVERLGLNEQSTIRLTSRQGSVQAGAKADPDIQPGSCFFPEHFNEPAVKDLMTVEVDAVTGVPYFKSTRVTIEKVGA; encoded by the coding sequence ATGGGTTTGAAACCAGCAACCAATCCAGACGTCGAAGCGGCCACGATCGAACTGTCGATCGACGGACGGACGGTATCGGCCAAAGACGGCGTCTCGCTGTACGATGTCATTGCCAGCACGGGGAAGATTATTCCTGCCATGTGCTACCACTACACGTTTGATCCCTTCGGATCCTGCGGTATGTGCCTGGTCATGCAGGAAGGCAAGAAGGCCCCGGTCCGTTCCTGCACTGCCAAGGCGGCAGCGGGCATGGTGATCCGCACAGACGGCGACGACCTCTTTGCGGCACGAAAGAAGGCCGTTGAAAAACATCTCTCGGTTCACCCGCTGGACTGCCCGGTCTGCGACGCAGACGGACATTGCGAGCTCCAGGACATGGCGTTCCAGCACGGCGTGACCAATCTCGCCAATGCGAAGCAAAAGTTCATTCCCGAAGACACGCGGAGCCTCGTACTCGACTTCAACATGAATCGCTGCATCGCTTGCGCCGAATGCATCAACGTCTGCAAAGACGTGCTGATGATCGATGCATTGCAATTCATGAAGAAGGGCGGATTCAACCAGGTCGTGGCCAAAGGGGACCAACCCCTTGCCTGTGAATTTTGCGGAGACTGTCTGGCCGTCTGTCCGGTCGGCGCCATCACGAACAAATATTCCAAGTACCTCTACAAGCCGTGGCAGATGAAGAAAACCACCACCACCTGCAACTATTGTGGCGATGGCTGCCAGATGCATCTCGAAACCAAAGACACCGAAGTCGTCCGCGTGACTTCTCCGCTCTCCTGGAAAAATAAATGGGGCGACCGGACTGAAACCGCCAAGGGACACGGTGGGCTCTGCGTTCGCGGCCGGTTCGGATTCCAGTACATCGACAGTGAACAGCGGCTTCGGCAACCCCTCGTCCGCACAGGCGAGACACTGACGGAAACACCGTGGCTCGATACGATGCAGACTGTGATCGATCGGCTGTCCGACATTCATCGGAAGCACGGACCGGAGTCGATCGCCGGGCTGATTACCGCGCGCTGCACGAACGAAGAATTGTATCTCTTCCAGAAACTCATGCGCGCCGGCCTGAGAACTAACCAGCTCGATAGCAGTGCGCGCTACGGCCACCTGAACTATGTTCATGCCGTACGTCATGCGGTCGGTGTCGGTCGTCCGCTCAATGATTGGGAAGATTTGACCAAAGCCAAGGCCATCCTGCTCATCGGCTCGAATATCACGGAGACCAACCCGCTGACGGCTGTCCGCATCAAGGAAGCCATTCGCGTGTATCGTTCGCAAGTCATCGTCGTGGACTCGGCCAATACGAACATTGCGCAACTAGCCTCACATCCGCTCTTGGTCAAGCCAGGCAGCGAATCGTTCTTGATCGACGGGTTGGTGAAGTCGGTGATTGAGCAGGACCTCGTCGATGAAGCGAGCACCACCCGGCATCCGCAGGCCTTTGCCGCATTGAAGCAAGCCTTGGCCCATGTCTCTCTCGACCACGTCTCCGCGGAGACCGGCATTGCGGCAGACCAGATCCGGGAAATTGCCGCGATTTTCGCAGAAGCACCGCGCGCCATTGCCTTGTGTGCCGAAGGTATCGTCCGGCAGCCGAACGGATACCAGAATGTTCTCAAGCTGATTGATCTGGCCTGGGTGACCGGCAAGCTAGGCCAGCCCGGGAGCGGCGTGACCACAGTCACAGAAGAAGTTAATGAACAGGGTGCAGTGGATATGGGCGTTGCGCCGGAATTCCTCCCCGGCCAGGCACGATTCGATGACCCGAGCGCAAGGGAACGCTTCGGGAAAGCTTGGGACGTGACCCTTCCTGCCAGCGGAACCGGCGCCAATTTCCTGGAGATTCTCGCCCGTATTCGAAGCGGCCAGATCAAGGCACTGTATGTCATCGGAGAAAATCCCCTGGCCACCTTACCGGCCTCTATGGACGTGAAGGGGACGCTCGAAAAGCTCCAGCTGCTCATCGTTCAAGACCCCTTCCTCACAGAGACAGGGCAAATGGCGCATGTCGTCCTCCCGGCCGCCACCTACGCCGAAAAGGACGGCACCTTCACCAATCTGGAGGGCAAAGTCCTGCGTGTGCGTCAGGCAGTTGATCAGGTCGGGGAAAGCCTGCCGGACTGGCATATCATGACGGCGCTGGCCAACGGTTTGGGATATGACTGGACCTATGAATCGCCGCAAGACGTCCAGAATGAAATCATGAAGTTGCTGCCGGGCTACTATAATCTCGGCCAGCCTCGCCGCGTCTCGCCATCCCCCGATGCCTATTTGTCCAACGGCTACGCAGCTGAAGTCGCGAGCCGGTATCGCAGCCATACGGCGCAATCAACGTCCAGCGACGGCACGCAGCCCTTTACCTTACTGACCGGACAAGTGCTCTATCATTCCGGGAAAATGTCCACGCGTGCCTCAGGGCTTATCAATATCGAACCGAACAATGGGCGAATCCGCATGAATCCGGCCGACGTGGAGCGACTCGGGCTGAACGAGCAATCCACCATACGCCTCACTTCTCGGCAGGGTTCCGTGCAAGCCGGCGCCAAAGCCGATCCCGATATCCAACCCGGATCGTGCTTCTTCCCCGAGCATTTCAATGAGCCGGCCGTGAAGGACCTGATGACCGTAGAGGTGGATGCAGTCACGGGAGTTCCGTACTTCAAATCCACGCGTGTAACGATTGAAAAGGTTGGTGCGTAA
- the priA gene encoding primosomal protein N': MFDHRSSATPPVAPAPPLTYADVVLPRRLHRPFTYVIPSSLKGQVAIGQSVIVPFGSQDLHGLVTAVYDRLPLGAPEQGLKAVRSLAPVSPDHLLTSSQIDLSRWVADRYAAPWGQCIKLVAPFVDQVGRRPSRYRPTAQGMDNSSVPEGLGEVETQVLSRLRRRPKGITEASLVQGDKSRVMRALQVLIRRGLVVRCDDAVVPRAVREKTSSAPGAEQKVFARLTVDDLPPPLEAAGWPDTVGRAISQDTCDSFLVQGARATRLWCLVQAVQATIRRGRRVLVVTGDVENASRLAEALSAAGERPLLLHSGLSARERAAVWQSAQDSSATLLVGTRMAVFAPIDRLGLVWVEGEDDASLKEEQSPQYHAREVARRRALCDQALLVLASSHPSLESWSAVQQGAMTACVYRDPAGAPRVQVIDLREYSRETPAGTLLSPPLYDGIQDALRQKTLAILYLNRKGFASVLHCGDCGAMPQCDACSVALTFFRQSNHVRCHYCGRTKPVPDHCARCQSLKLEPIGSGTERIEEAVRRKFPLARVGRVDGETIRRPADARAFSRLLAAGELDIVIGTQMLFRFGLQARAAFVGVPDADAGLHVPDFRSAERMYHGLVDAMELARPAHAGGVVMIQTRLTDHHAIMAVATGDHSVFLEQEQAFRQMLQYPPLTSLMRLDVTGTLEPAVARAAGRWAALLRAEVASLERHKATAGSRVPLEERSTGLGGETSHIVILGPSPAPHAKVRGRYGWQILVKSLSLEAGRVIVVRTREVLDRESRRGGLRFDIDVDPVAMA; this comes from the coding sequence ATGTTCGATCACCGCTCGTCCGCAACTCCGCCGGTGGCTCCTGCGCCTCCCCTAACATATGCCGATGTGGTGTTGCCGCGCCGCCTTCACCGGCCCTTTACCTATGTGATCCCCTCTTCACTCAAGGGGCAGGTCGCAATCGGGCAATCAGTGATCGTGCCGTTCGGGTCCCAGGACCTTCACGGTCTCGTCACGGCGGTGTATGACCGCCTTCCGCTCGGCGCTCCCGAGCAGGGGCTGAAAGCCGTCCGCTCCCTTGCCCCAGTGTCTCCAGACCACCTGCTCACCTCCAGTCAAATCGATCTCAGTCGGTGGGTGGCCGACCGATATGCCGCACCGTGGGGGCAATGTATCAAGCTTGTCGCGCCTTTTGTCGATCAGGTCGGTCGGCGGCCATCACGGTATCGGCCGACGGCGCAGGGCATGGACAATTCGTCCGTACCTGAGGGGTTGGGAGAAGTGGAAACTCAGGTGCTTTCGCGCCTTCGTCGTCGTCCCAAGGGCATTACGGAGGCCTCCCTGGTACAGGGCGACAAGTCCCGTGTCATGCGCGCGTTGCAGGTACTGATTCGAAGAGGGCTTGTGGTGCGCTGCGATGATGCGGTTGTCCCGAGGGCGGTTCGTGAAAAAACATCTTCTGCTCCGGGGGCGGAGCAGAAGGTGTTCGCGAGATTGACGGTTGATGACTTGCCACCACCGCTGGAGGCGGCAGGATGGCCTGATACCGTTGGCCGGGCGATTTCGCAGGACACATGCGACTCGTTTCTGGTTCAGGGGGCTCGAGCTACCAGACTCTGGTGTCTTGTGCAGGCAGTCCAGGCCACGATACGTCGTGGGCGGCGAGTGTTGGTGGTCACAGGGGACGTCGAGAATGCCAGTCGATTGGCCGAAGCCCTGTCGGCAGCGGGAGAACGGCCGTTGCTCCTGCATAGTGGTCTTTCGGCAAGGGAACGCGCAGCCGTGTGGCAATCGGCGCAGGATTCGTCGGCCACGCTCCTAGTCGGTACCCGCATGGCGGTGTTTGCACCCATCGATCGATTGGGATTGGTGTGGGTGGAAGGTGAGGACGATGCGTCCCTTAAGGAGGAGCAATCGCCCCAGTATCATGCGCGAGAAGTGGCACGGCGGCGCGCACTCTGCGATCAAGCCCTGTTGGTGCTGGCCTCGAGCCATCCGTCGTTGGAGAGTTGGTCGGCGGTTCAGCAAGGGGCGATGACGGCTTGTGTGTACCGAGACCCGGCAGGTGCTCCGAGAGTGCAGGTCATCGATTTGAGGGAGTACTCCAGGGAGACCCCGGCAGGCACCTTGTTATCGCCGCCGCTCTATGACGGCATTCAGGACGCCCTGCGGCAGAAGACCCTGGCGATTCTCTATCTCAACCGTAAGGGGTTTGCGAGCGTCTTGCATTGCGGCGATTGTGGTGCGATGCCGCAATGTGATGCGTGTAGTGTGGCGCTGACGTTTTTCCGGCAGAGCAATCATGTGCGGTGCCATTACTGCGGGCGAACGAAGCCGGTCCCGGATCATTGTGCTCGGTGTCAATCGCTCAAGCTGGAGCCGATCGGGTCGGGCACGGAGCGTATCGAGGAGGCTGTACGGCGAAAGTTCCCTCTGGCGCGGGTGGGTCGTGTGGATGGTGAGACGATTCGCCGGCCTGCTGATGCACGGGCGTTCAGTCGGCTGCTTGCCGCCGGTGAATTGGACATCGTGATCGGCACGCAGATGCTGTTCCGGTTCGGCCTTCAGGCGCGGGCTGCCTTTGTCGGTGTTCCGGATGCCGATGCCGGTCTTCATGTGCCGGACTTTCGCTCGGCAGAACGGATGTACCACGGTCTGGTGGACGCCATGGAGCTAGCCCGACCCGCTCATGCCGGAGGCGTGGTGATGATCCAGACCCGGTTAACGGATCACCATGCGATCATGGCGGTTGCCACGGGCGATCACTCGGTGTTTCTTGAACAGGAGCAGGCCTTTCGGCAGATGCTTCAGTATCCGCCGCTGACCTCGCTTATGAGGTTGGATGTAACCGGGACGCTTGAACCGGCGGTGGCCCGGGCCGCCGGTCGTTGGGCAGCGCTGCTACGAGCGGAGGTGGCGAGTCTAGAACGGCATAAAGCCACAGCCGGTAGTAGGGTGCCTCTGGAGGAGCGTTCAACCGGGCTGGGTGGAGAGACGAGCCACATTGTTATCCTGGGGCCTTCTCCGGCACCACACGCCAAGGTGCGAGGTCGCTACGGCTGGCAGATTCTGGTCAAGTCCCTGTCTCTTGAGGCAGGCAGAGTCATCGTTGTGCGGACCCGTGAGGTGCTTGATCGGGAGTCGCGACGAGGGGGCCTCCGGTTCGATATCGATGTCGATCCGGTTGCGATGGCGTGA
- a CDS encoding NADH-quinone oxidoreductase subunit C, with translation MSQLAKRIEDTFPDACTMVVEWRGDVSVTVKREALHDIGKFLRDDPALRFDYIVHVSSVDWPDDEERFEVVYEVYSIRTRQRIRLKTRVPESDCIVDSLTDIWKGADFMEREVYDMMGIRFRNHPDLRRILMPDEYEEGYPLRKDFPLRGKGWRDTFEFLDEPSR, from the coding sequence ATGAGTCAACTGGCCAAACGTATCGAGGATACCTTTCCAGACGCCTGCACCATGGTGGTGGAGTGGCGCGGGGATGTGTCCGTCACCGTCAAACGTGAGGCCTTGCACGACATCGGCAAGTTTTTGCGCGATGACCCGGCCCTGAGGTTCGACTACATCGTTCATGTCAGTTCGGTCGATTGGCCGGACGACGAGGAACGTTTCGAAGTCGTCTATGAAGTGTATTCGATTCGAACCCGGCAGCGCATTCGCCTGAAAACTCGGGTTCCGGAGTCGGATTGTATTGTCGACTCCTTGACCGACATCTGGAAGGGCGCTGATTTCATGGAGCGCGAGGTGTACGACATGATGGGCATCCGGTTTCGGAACCATCCAGATCTTCGCCGCATTCTGATGCCGGACGAGTATGAAGAAGGCTACCCCCTCCGCAAAGATTTTCCGCTCCGCGGCAAAGGGTGGCGCGATACGTTTGAATTTTTGGACGAGCCGAGCCGGTAG
- the nuoI gene encoding NADH-quinone oxidoreductase subunit NuoI, translated as MSVGALTKKILQAALFYEIWDAMKVTFKHMFHRPITFQYPREQRTIPDGHRGALGLLRYGDGRDRCVGCDLCEAACPSRCIKVISQEDPERPLQRFASEFYIDITKCVFCGYCVEACPVNALAMTKMYEYSTHDKRTLLFDKKRLYEVGERHLEDAKKYLYAHNQEKNSDESREYRYYFPQSVLKPTQSQPKHLS; from the coding sequence ATGAGTGTCGGGGCCTTGACCAAGAAAATTCTTCAGGCGGCGTTGTTCTACGAAATCTGGGACGCCATGAAGGTGACCTTCAAGCATATGTTCCATCGCCCCATCACCTTCCAATACCCGCGCGAACAACGCACCATCCCCGACGGTCACCGCGGTGCATTAGGGCTGCTGCGTTATGGAGACGGCCGGGACCGCTGCGTGGGTTGCGACCTTTGCGAAGCGGCATGTCCATCCCGTTGTATAAAAGTCATCAGCCAGGAAGACCCAGAACGTCCCTTGCAGCGCTTTGCCAGCGAGTTCTACATCGACATCACCAAGTGCGTGTTTTGCGGTTATTGTGTCGAGGCATGCCCTGTCAACGCGCTTGCAATGACCAAGATGTACGAATACTCGACCCACGACAAGCGCACCCTCCTCTTCGACAAGAAAAGGCTCTACGAGGTCGGCGAACGTCACCTCGAAGACGCCAAAAAATATCTGTACGCCCATAATCAAGAAAAGAATTCGGACGAGAGCCGGGAGTATCGTTATTACTTTCCCCAGTCGGTTCTCAAACCCACACAGTCACAACCCAAACATTTGAGCTGA
- a CDS encoding NADH-quinone oxidoreductase subunit B: MGLIQLGGHDKDGTPDVITLTVEKAVNWARKGSLWPMTFGLACCAIEMIAAVSSRYDMDRYGAGVFRASPRQSDLMIVAGTVCRRMAPVIRKIYDQMPEPKYVIAMGSCATSGNIYDSYSVVQGVDRFVPVDIYVPGCPPTPEALFDGILKLQERIMQKRVFLAQPKEVKDALKV; the protein is encoded by the coding sequence ATGGGATTAATTCAACTGGGAGGCCACGATAAAGACGGGACTCCCGATGTCATTACTCTTACGGTAGAGAAAGCCGTGAATTGGGCCCGAAAAGGGTCCCTGTGGCCGATGACCTTCGGACTGGCTTGCTGTGCCATTGAAATGATCGCCGCCGTCTCGTCCCGTTACGACATGGATCGATATGGCGCCGGGGTCTTTCGGGCCTCCCCCCGCCAATCCGACCTCATGATCGTGGCCGGAACCGTCTGCCGCCGTATGGCCCCCGTGATTCGCAAGATTTACGACCAGATGCCGGAACCGAAGTACGTGATTGCTATGGGATCGTGCGCAACATCCGGAAACATTTACGACAGTTACAGCGTCGTGCAGGGAGTGGATCGTTTTGTGCCGGTCGATATTTATGTGCCGGGGTGCCCCCCGACTCCGGAGGCCTTATTCGATGGCATTCTGAAACTGCAAGAGCGCATCATGCAAAAGCGTGTATTCCTCGCGCAGCCGAAAGAAGTGAAAGACGCCCTGAAGGTCTGA
- a CDS encoding OmpA family protein, whose translation MRTLPMRASLIILSCSLAAVTAIPVYAQNAQSVRLGEAALTYAAGSIRQEMPIDGVINVITGDNQLSGNRMMLGWSGTDTLYLKLKNPGDAALGDLYTVYRRSRKVFHPMTKQYMGYIINRVGVVKVIQIDAALVGVQVVRSYAPLSPGDPVMRFTPPSAEEVVETASGYAEIEAMIVELQADKHMSLVSQGNLVYLDKGQDEGLRSGEYLEVFRTGGGLPERKIGEVKILSTEPHTATAVLSKATARALIGDRVRSKHVSPVEVMQYENGDSDVPAATVQPVMNARTDSAAAMPSESHSMSKPRVERAHGSTRINLDDLADQLEYESGEVKVKPAGVPILEQLAEYLRTAAVSQQVRVEGHSDNMEIGPSLKGVFPTNWELSKARAAEIVRYLIEKGGMDSAKLSAVGYGASRPVASNGTEEGRKKNRRIEVVLDSPEEGTQAQSAKAPLNESDPIPAQFTYNKLDAAPASTAVMPSASATSVGSASVDAPIAPAPSDVAVPVSPVGGDTASAPPGS comes from the coding sequence ATGAGGACATTACCCATGCGCGCCAGCCTGATCATCCTGTCTTGCAGTCTCGCAGCCGTGACGGCCATCCCTGTTTATGCCCAGAACGCTCAAAGTGTTCGCCTGGGGGAAGCCGCCCTCACGTATGCCGCCGGCTCGATTCGACAAGAGATGCCGATCGACGGGGTTATCAATGTGATTACCGGGGACAACCAACTCTCCGGGAACCGGATGATGTTGGGTTGGTCTGGGACCGATACCCTCTATCTCAAGTTGAAGAATCCCGGTGATGCGGCGCTCGGTGATCTCTACACCGTATACCGGCGCTCGCGCAAAGTGTTTCACCCCATGACCAAGCAGTACATGGGCTATATCATCAATAGAGTGGGGGTGGTGAAAGTCATTCAGATAGACGCGGCACTGGTTGGCGTCCAGGTTGTTCGGTCCTACGCTCCCCTCTCCCCTGGTGATCCGGTCATGCGGTTTACACCGCCTTCAGCAGAAGAAGTCGTTGAGACCGCCTCGGGGTATGCCGAGATCGAAGCCATGATTGTTGAATTGCAGGCCGATAAACATATGTCGCTCGTATCGCAGGGAAACCTGGTCTATCTCGACAAGGGACAAGACGAAGGCCTTCGTTCCGGCGAATATCTGGAAGTCTTCCGTACCGGCGGTGGGCTTCCTGAGCGGAAAATCGGGGAAGTGAAGATTCTTTCTACCGAGCCCCACACGGCTACCGCGGTGTTGTCCAAGGCCACGGCCCGTGCGCTGATCGGCGACCGCGTTCGCTCCAAACACGTTTCGCCTGTTGAGGTCATGCAATATGAGAACGGGGACTCGGATGTTCCGGCTGCGACGGTACAACCGGTGATGAACGCCAGGACGGACAGCGCTGCCGCGATGCCGAGCGAGTCCCATTCGATGAGCAAACCCAGGGTCGAGCGCGCTCATGGAAGCACCAGGATCAATCTTGATGATCTGGCAGATCAGTTGGAATATGAATCCGGTGAGGTGAAAGTGAAACCTGCCGGCGTACCCATTCTGGAACAACTGGCGGAGTATTTGAGGACTGCTGCGGTCTCTCAGCAGGTGCGCGTGGAAGGTCACTCCGACAATATGGAGATCGGGCCGTCGCTCAAAGGCGTATTCCCAACCAATTGGGAGTTGTCCAAGGCCCGTGCCGCCGAGATCGTGCGGTATCTGATCGAGAAGGGTGGCATGGATTCGGCGAAGTTATCTGCCGTGGGGTATGGCGCGAGCCGTCCTGTTGCCAGCAATGGGACCGAGGAGGGCCGCAAAAAGAACCGCCGTATCGAGGTTGTGCTCGATTCTCCGGAGGAGGGGACCCAGGCCCAATCCGCGAAGGCGCCGCTGAATGAGAGCGATCCGATCCCTGCGCAGTTTACGTATAACAAACTGGACGCGGCACCGGCATCCACCGCCGTCATGCCGTCCGCCTCAGCCACCTCGGTAGGATCAGCGTCGGTGGATGCACCGATCGCTCCCGCTCCCTCGGATGTCGCAGTGCCGGTTTCGCCTGTCGGCGGTGACACGGCCTCGGCCCCGCCCGGTTCGTAA